From a single Bacillus sp. NEB1478 genomic region:
- a CDS encoding acyl-CoA dehydrogenase family protein, whose product MKRSFITDDHEIFRKSLRKFLEKEAYPFYDEWEQNRMIPRNFWRKMGEQGFLCPDIDEKYGGSEVDWGFSAVINEELERVGSGLVGIGLHNDIVVPYITAYGTEEQKKRWLPRCVTGEIITAIAMTEPGTGSDLAGIKTTAKLEGNHYILNGQKTFITNGIHSDLVIVACKTDLNAQPKHKGVSLIVVERDTPGFSRGRKLDKVGLHCQDTAELIFEDCKVHKDNLLGEEGKGFVYLMEKLQQERLVVAIAAQAAAEEMFKLTLDYVKSREAFGRPVSQFQNTQFKLAEIATEIEMGRAFLDSLITDHIAGENIVTKVSMAKWKLTDAAKRIAAECMQLHGGYGYMEEYEIARRYRDIPVASIYAGTNEIMKVIIAKNLGLQ is encoded by the coding sequence TTGAAGCGTTCTTTTATAACGGATGATCATGAGATATTCCGAAAATCTTTAAGAAAGTTTTTAGAAAAAGAAGCTTATCCTTTTTATGACGAATGGGAACAAAACAGAATGATCCCTCGTAATTTTTGGAGAAAAATGGGGGAACAAGGTTTTCTATGTCCTGATATCGATGAAAAGTACGGCGGGAGCGAAGTAGACTGGGGCTTTTCAGCAGTTATTAATGAGGAGCTGGAGCGGGTTGGTTCAGGGCTTGTAGGAATTGGATTGCACAACGATATCGTCGTACCGTATATCACGGCTTATGGAACAGAAGAGCAAAAAAAACGCTGGCTTCCGCGCTGTGTGACAGGAGAAATCATTACCGCTATTGCGATGACAGAACCGGGAACAGGGTCTGATCTTGCGGGCATCAAAACGACAGCGAAACTTGAAGGAAACCATTATATTCTTAACGGTCAAAAGACGTTTATTACAAATGGCATCCATTCGGATCTCGTTATTGTGGCATGCAAAACCGATCTTAACGCGCAGCCGAAGCATAAAGGAGTTAGTTTGATAGTCGTGGAGCGGGACACACCTGGTTTTTCAAGAGGAAGAAAGCTCGATAAGGTAGGGCTTCATTGTCAGGATACAGCAGAGCTTATTTTCGAAGATTGCAAGGTTCATAAGGATAACCTCCTAGGGGAAGAAGGGAAGGGCTTCGTCTATTTGATGGAGAAACTGCAGCAGGAAAGGCTTGTTGTGGCTATTGCAGCACAAGCAGCGGCAGAGGAAATGTTCAAGCTGACACTCGACTATGTGAAAAGCAGAGAGGCGTTTGGACGCCCTGTAAGTCAATTTCAGAATACACAATTCAAGCTGGCAGAAATCGCTACTGAAATCGAGATGGGTAGAGCTTTCCTAGATTCCTTAATCACCGACCATATAGCAGGTGAAAATATCGTGACGAAGGTTTCGATGGCTAAATGGAAGCTGACAGACGCGGCAAAAAGAATTGCTGCAGAGTGCATGCAGCTTCATGGCGGCTATGGATACATGGAAGAATACGAGATTGCGAGAAGATACAGGGACATTCCGGTTGCGAGCATCTACGCCGGGACAAATGAGATTATGAAAGTCATCATCGCGAAAAATCTGGGATTGCAGTAA
- a CDS encoding thiolase family protein, giving the protein MREAVIVDGIRTATGRRNGALKDIRPDDLAAVVLKELVNRSGIDPKLIEDVILGCVTQSGEQAGDIARVSALIAGLPIEVPGTTIDRQCGSSQQAVHFAAQAILSGDMDIVIAGGVESMSRVPMGSNYQGTAFSPALKERYEVIHQGLSAERIAEKYGFTRKDLDQFSLESHEKALRAQAEGYFKREILPIQLAGGNVFNTDSGPRQETSLEALGNLKPAFTENGVIHAGNASQISDGASAILLMSREKAEELELKPRFKVHTRVVVGSDPTLMLTGPIPATRKALEKSGLTIEEIDIFEVNEAFASVALAWLKETGADPKKLNPNGGAIALGHPLGGSGSRLMVTLMHELERTGGRFGLQTMCEGHGMANATIIERLD; this is encoded by the coding sequence ATGAGAGAAGCAGTTATTGTTGATGGTATAAGGACAGCAACAGGTAGAAGGAATGGTGCTTTAAAGGATATTCGTCCGGATGATCTGGCAGCTGTCGTTTTAAAGGAGCTGGTGAACCGTTCAGGTATAGATCCTAAATTAATCGAAGACGTTATCCTGGGCTGTGTTACTCAGTCAGGCGAACAAGCCGGGGACATTGCAAGGGTGTCTGCATTGATTGCCGGTTTGCCGATCGAAGTGCCAGGAACGACAATTGACCGTCAATGCGGATCGAGCCAGCAAGCTGTCCATTTTGCGGCACAAGCCATTTTATCCGGAGATATGGACATTGTTATTGCAGGCGGAGTGGAAAGCATGTCGCGTGTACCAATGGGTTCTAATTATCAAGGAACGGCTTTTAGCCCTGCCCTTAAGGAACGATATGAAGTCATCCATCAAGGGTTGTCGGCAGAGCGGATTGCTGAAAAATATGGCTTCACACGAAAAGATCTTGATCAGTTTTCGCTTGAAAGTCATGAAAAAGCTTTGCGTGCACAGGCGGAGGGTTATTTTAAAAGGGAGATCCTTCCTATTCAGCTTGCAGGTGGAAACGTATTTAACACAGATTCTGGGCCTCGCCAAGAAACCTCACTCGAAGCGCTTGGAAATCTAAAACCTGCGTTCACCGAGAATGGTGTTATTCATGCGGGGAATGCCAGCCAAATCAGTGATGGTGCTTCAGCAATACTTTTGATGAGCAGGGAAAAAGCAGAGGAACTAGAGCTTAAGCCGCGATTCAAGGTCCATACCCGAGTTGTCGTTGGATCTGATCCAACACTGATGTTGACGGGGCCAATTCCAGCGACACGAAAGGCACTGGAAAAGTCGGGTCTCACGATTGAAGAAATTGATATTTTTGAGGTGAACGAGGCGTTCGCGTCCGTTGCACTTGCCTGGCTAAAAGAAACGGGTGCAGATCCAAAGAAACTGAATCCGAATGGCGGTGCCATTGCACTCGGTCATCCGCTAGGAGGAAGCGGTTCGAGGCTGATGGTAACACTGATGCACGAGCTAGAACGGACCGGCGGCAGATTTGGTTTGCAGACCATGTGCGAAGGTCACGGCATGGCAAATGCGACGATTATTGAACGGCTGGACTGA
- a CDS encoding fatty acid--CoA ligase, translating to MGTTIGRIFDLTVQKFPNKEAIYDVRKNLRLSYREWNTEVNKLANALAIEGVTKGDRVSTFLFNTEELATAFFACTKIGAVFNPINFRLTAEEVAFILQDAAPKVVLFEKALEPTVKAIKDRFSGTSFWYIDDETPDYAMSYQQKVSRAPVEPPNVSVDEDDLYAIMYTSGTTGRPKGVLHSHREIVEQSLIIIGATRLDSYDVGLVTAPMFHCAELHCAFLPRIHVGASNVILHQFEPKKVLSLIEGERITKLFAAPTMWNMLLQEDLKQYDIKSLKIGLYGAAPMAPALVHACHDQLGISLVQAYGMTEMGPAITFLGEKDQLTKAGSAGQACLNHEIRIVRPNENGPSDPNDIMPSGETGEIIVKGPCMMSGYFRREEASEKALYKGWYHSGDIGFLDEDGYLWVKDRVDDMIISGGENIYPREVEDILHAHIGVLDAAVVGQPDDRWGETVTAFVVKKESSLSEEELDEWCKSSDQIANYKRPRKYVFLEALPRNASGKIQKFILRKQLENLSVPGPGAV from the coding sequence ATGGGGACAACGATTGGCAGAATTTTTGATTTGACCGTGCAGAAATTTCCTAACAAAGAGGCGATCTATGATGTCAGAAAGAATTTGCGCTTGTCCTACCGAGAATGGAACACAGAAGTCAATAAGCTTGCCAATGCACTCGCTATAGAAGGGGTGACTAAGGGAGACCGTGTTTCGACTTTTTTGTTTAATACCGAAGAACTCGCAACAGCATTTTTTGCCTGCACGAAAATCGGAGCTGTTTTTAATCCTATCAATTTCCGGCTGACGGCAGAAGAGGTGGCTTTTATTCTTCAGGATGCAGCCCCGAAGGTCGTTTTATTTGAAAAAGCCTTGGAACCGACTGTCAAAGCAATCAAAGACCGCTTTTCGGGCACTTCTTTTTGGTATATAGACGATGAAACTCCTGATTACGCCATGAGTTACCAGCAGAAAGTGTCACGGGCACCTGTGGAACCCCCTAACGTCTCCGTTGATGAAGATGATCTATACGCCATCATGTATACGAGCGGGACAACAGGAAGACCAAAAGGTGTGCTCCATTCCCATCGAGAGATTGTTGAACAAAGTTTAATTATTATTGGAGCAACAAGGCTTGATTCCTATGATGTGGGGCTTGTAACAGCACCGATGTTTCATTGTGCTGAACTGCATTGTGCCTTTTTGCCAAGGATTCATGTCGGAGCGAGCAACGTCATATTGCATCAATTTGAACCGAAAAAGGTGCTCAGCCTTATAGAAGGAGAAAGGATCACAAAGCTTTTTGCAGCTCCAACAATGTGGAACATGCTTTTGCAGGAGGATTTAAAGCAATATGACATAAAAAGCCTGAAGATTGGTTTGTACGGTGCAGCTCCAATGGCTCCTGCACTCGTTCATGCCTGCCACGATCAATTGGGAATATCGCTTGTGCAAGCGTATGGAATGACTGAAATGGGTCCTGCTATTACTTTTCTTGGAGAAAAAGATCAGCTGACAAAAGCAGGCTCAGCCGGACAGGCTTGTTTGAACCACGAAATCCGTATAGTCCGTCCAAATGAAAACGGTCCTTCTGATCCTAACGATATAATGCCGTCAGGGGAAACGGGTGAAATTATCGTGAAGGGACCTTGTATGATGTCAGGGTACTTTCGAAGAGAAGAGGCATCAGAAAAAGCTTTATACAAGGGGTGGTATCATTCTGGCGATATCGGCTTTCTGGATGAAGATGGCTACTTGTGGGTGAAGGACCGGGTGGACGATATGATTATATCTGGCGGAGAAAATATTTATCCGCGAGAGGTAGAAGATATTCTGCATGCACATATTGGTGTCCTCGATGCGGCGGTTGTCGGGCAGCCGGATGACAGATGGGGGGAAACAGTAACAGCGTTTGTTGTAAAAAAAGAGAGCTCTCTCTCAGAAGAAGAACTTGATGAGTGGTGCAAAAGCAGTGACCAGATCGCTAACTATAAACGTCCTCGTAAATATGTATTTCTTGAGGCGCTTCCGCGAAATGCGAGCGGTAAAATTCAAAAATTCATACTTCGTAAACAGTTGGAGAATTTGTCAGTACCAGGACCGGGAGCGGTTTAA
- a CDS encoding CaiB/BaiF CoA-transferase family protein: protein MLTENTEQLQSKLLKGVRILDFSHYLPGPFASLRLAEMGAEVIKVEPPSGDPARTAGPKSNNKAIVFEANNRGKKSITFNLKQESGREIALRLARESDVLIESFRPGVMKKLGLGYEHIMEVNPKMIYCSISGFGQDGMLSELGSHDINYLALSGALAQLKDDNGRPIHPSNTFADFIGGIAANERILAGLVSRALTGKGSYHSISITEVMATFMVNHVLVEKESGIGNGIEVLNGNTVSYALYETSDRRFVSLGALEAKFWSNFCHGVGRLDWIPFQFKSISSDYPVYKEMTELFRSRSLEEWTEFGIKTDCCLVPVLEAEELSRHPYFLEKGQINANGYVRMHSGIGAEELVPSPEKGEHTEEILKELLNVSTSELSFWREAGII from the coding sequence ATGCTTACTGAAAATACTGAGCAGCTCCAAAGCAAGTTACTCAAAGGGGTTCGCATTCTTGATTTCAGCCATTATTTGCCGGGTCCCTTCGCATCTCTCAGACTTGCAGAAATGGGAGCAGAAGTCATCAAAGTCGAACCCCCTTCCGGCGATCCTGCCCGAACTGCAGGTCCCAAAAGCAATAATAAAGCAATTGTGTTTGAAGCAAATAACCGTGGAAAAAAGAGTATAACATTTAACCTGAAACAAGAATCAGGCAGGGAAATTGCCCTTCGACTTGCTCGCGAGTCAGATGTGCTGATTGAAAGTTTCCGCCCGGGTGTGATGAAAAAACTCGGCCTTGGCTATGAGCACATTATGGAAGTAAATCCGAAAATGATTTATTGCTCTATTTCAGGGTTTGGTCAGGATGGTATGCTGAGCGAACTCGGTAGTCATGATATTAATTATTTGGCGTTAAGCGGGGCGCTTGCCCAACTGAAAGATGATAATGGCCGTCCGATTCATCCTTCCAATACGTTTGCTGACTTTATTGGTGGTATAGCTGCCAACGAACGGATTTTAGCAGGCTTGGTCTCACGCGCATTAACCGGTAAAGGAAGCTATCATTCTATTTCTATAACGGAAGTAATGGCCACGTTTATGGTCAATCATGTTTTGGTTGAAAAAGAATCGGGCATTGGCAATGGAATCGAGGTTTTAAATGGGAATACCGTTTCATACGCACTCTATGAAACAAGTGATAGGCGGTTTGTAAGTCTCGGAGCATTAGAGGCAAAATTTTGGAGTAATTTTTGCCATGGTGTTGGTAGACTGGACTGGATCCCTTTTCAGTTTAAGAGCATTTCGTCTGATTATCCCGTTTATAAAGAAATGACTGAATTATTCAGGAGCAGAAGTCTGGAGGAGTGGACTGAATTTGGCATTAAGACAGATTGCTGTCTGGTTCCTGTTCTTGAAGCAGAAGAACTTTCAAGACACCCTTATTTCTTGGAAAAAGGACAGATAAATGCAAACGGTTATGTAAGGATGCACAGTGGGATCGGGGCAGAGGAATTGGTCCCTTCTCCGGAAAAGGGAGAACATACGGAAGAGATACTAAAAGAACTGCTTAACGTCTCAACCAGTGAGCTCTCATTCTGGAGAGAAGCAGGAATTATTTGA
- a CDS encoding zinc ribbon domain-containing protein YjdM — protein sequence MSNLPNCPKCKSEYTYEDGSLFVCPECAHEWSSETDVETGSDQKIVKDSNGNVLNDGDSISVIKDLKVKGTSSVIKIGTKVKGIRLVDGDHDIECKIDGFGAMKLKSEFVKKI from the coding sequence ATGTCTAACTTACCAAACTGCCCAAAGTGCAAATCCGAATACACATATGAGGATGGAAGCCTTTTTGTTTGTCCTGAATGTGCGCATGAGTGGAGTTCAGAAACAGATGTAGAAACGGGCAGCGATCAGAAAATCGTTAAAGATTCCAATGGAAATGTCTTAAATGATGGCGATTCTATATCTGTAATCAAAGACCTTAAAGTAAAAGGAACTTCATCCGTTATTAAGATTGGTACTAAAGTAAAAGGAATTCGTTTAGTTGACGGGGATCATGATATTGAATGTAAAATCGATGGTTTCGGTGCCATGAAGTTAAAATCGGAGTTTGTTAAAAAGATATAA
- a CDS encoding isocitrate lyase/phosphoenolpyruvate mutase family protein — translation MNKIQEFNRLHNSEEILMLGNAWDLLSALTLEKMGFKAIGTTSWGIANSLGFADGELIDFNRHLDIIKTIATHVKIPVSADIEAGYGESAETIVQNVLRTADIGVAGINIEDSMKQQKGLKEIAVHADLLSKIRSSLDHHGFKDFYVNARIDTYFQREAPFEETIIRAKAYIESGASGIFVPGLTDYEEIHEMVQAFKVPLNVLSLPGLTNGKKLKELGVKRFSFGNALSDKVIAVMEKSAAHLLEMKDTSHLYETVV, via the coding sequence ATGAACAAAATTCAGGAATTTAATAGGCTTCACAATTCAGAAGAAATATTAATGTTAGGAAATGCATGGGATTTATTGTCGGCATTAACTCTTGAAAAAATGGGATTCAAAGCAATAGGTACAACGAGTTGGGGAATTGCAAACTCACTAGGTTTTGCAGATGGAGAATTGATTGATTTTAATAGACATTTAGATATTATTAAAACCATTGCAACTCATGTGAAAATCCCTGTTTCTGCTGATATAGAAGCAGGTTATGGAGAAAGCGCAGAAACCATTGTTCAGAACGTTTTAAGAACGGCTGACATTGGTGTAGCTGGTATTAATATTGAAGATTCAATGAAGCAGCAAAAAGGTTTGAAAGAGATAGCTGTACACGCTGATCTTTTATCAAAAATAAGGTCCTCTCTTGATCATCACGGTTTTAAGGATTTCTATGTTAATGCAAGAATTGATACATATTTTCAAAGAGAAGCTCCATTTGAGGAAACGATTATACGAGCAAAAGCTTACATTGAGAGCGGGGCAAGTGGTATCTTTGTTCCTGGTTTAACCGATTACGAGGAGATTCATGAAATGGTTCAAGCGTTTAAAGTCCCTCTAAATGTTTTATCATTGCCCGGACTTACAAATGGTAAAAAACTAAAAGAATTAGGCGTTAAGCGTTTTAGCTTTGGCAATGCGTTATCTGATAAAGTCATTGCTGTTATGGAAAAAAGTGCAGCACATTTATTGGAGATGAAGGATACTTCACATCTATACGAAACAGTTGTTTAA
- a CDS encoding carboxymuconolactone decarboxylase family protein: MENNRYKNGLDKLMEYTLTDNNDISTHLKISEDLEDIAPDVAKYIIEFAYGEIYSRAGLTNKQRALVTISSLVTQGTEPQLELHINTGLTAGLTKEEIVESITHLIPYTGFPRVLNALTVAKKVFTMRKEGDVPKAH; the protein is encoded by the coding sequence ATGGAGAATAACCGATATAAAAACGGCCTGGATAAATTAATGGAATACACTTTAACAGATAACAACGACATCTCTACACACTTGAAAATATCAGAGGATCTGGAAGATATAGCACCAGATGTAGCCAAGTACATTATTGAGTTTGCATACGGCGAGATCTACTCGCGCGCGGGATTAACAAATAAACAGCGTGCACTGGTTACAATCTCTTCCCTTGTCACACAAGGAACTGAGCCGCAGCTCGAACTTCATATTAATACAGGTTTGACAGCAGGCTTAACAAAAGAGGAAATCGTTGAAAGCATTACTCACTTAATTCCATACACAGGGTTTCCGAGAGTATTGAATGCCTTAACTGTTGCGAAGAAAGTTTTTACGATGAGAAAAGAAGGAGATGTTCCTAAAGCTCACTAA
- a CDS encoding LysR family transcriptional regulator, translating to MDIRQLTYFNEVAKYKSFTKASNVLHLSQPTLSKMVRSLEGELDIELIDRSARQIELTEAGEIVYEQGKMILESLDNLSANLYDLMNLKKGKIKIGIPPLIGFLFFPRIIKEFKKQYPNIQLHLIEHGANKVEQEVSDGLLDLGVVVLPMDEGEFDIVSFISEQLMLFVHVSHPLSEKENVEMKDLQKESFILFSEGYALHDRIIQECSNAGFIPQIAYESSQWDFISEMIAENLGVSIFPESIEKRVDKTIIKAIPIVNPILPYKLGVIKKKGKYVSYATREFIRMLPQFPK from the coding sequence ATGGATATACGTCAATTAACTTATTTTAACGAGGTAGCAAAATACAAAAGTTTTACTAAGGCATCTAATGTTCTTCATTTATCCCAGCCGACACTGAGCAAAATGGTAAGGAGCTTAGAAGGTGAATTGGATATTGAGCTCATCGACCGATCTGCAAGGCAAATCGAATTGACTGAAGCTGGTGAGATTGTTTATGAGCAAGGAAAAATGATTTTAGAGTCATTGGATAACTTGTCTGCCAATCTATATGATCTTATGAATCTAAAGAAAGGGAAGATTAAGATCGGGATACCTCCGTTGATCGGTTTTTTATTTTTTCCCCGGATTATTAAAGAATTCAAAAAGCAGTACCCGAATATTCAATTACATCTTATTGAGCACGGAGCAAACAAGGTTGAGCAAGAAGTCAGTGATGGTTTACTGGACCTTGGAGTGGTTGTTCTGCCGATGGACGAAGGAGAATTTGATATCGTTTCTTTTATTTCAGAGCAGCTCATGCTCTTTGTTCATGTTTCTCATCCTTTATCAGAAAAGGAAAACGTGGAAATGAAGGATCTACAAAAAGAGTCCTTTATCCTTTTTAGTGAGGGGTACGCACTGCATGACCGGATCATCCAGGAATGTTCCAATGCCGGATTCATCCCGCAGATTGCTTATGAAAGCTCTCAATGGGATTTTATTAGTGAAATGATTGCAGAAAACCTAGGTGTTTCTATTTTCCCTGAATCGATTGAAAAAAGAGTAGATAAAACCATCATCAAAGCTATACCGATAGTAAACCCAATCCTTCCTTATAAACTCGGAGTCATCAAAAAGAAAGGAAAGTACGTGTCATACGCAACACGTGAATTTATAAGGATGCTTCCACAGTTTCCAAAATAA
- a CDS encoding GntP family permease: MVSILIGLALLMFFAYLGWSIIWVAPIVAGIVAMLSGLDLMDAYTNTYMTGFVNFAKQWFPIFLLGAVFGKLMEDTGAAKSVAFQITKFIGEKRAILGVLVASAVLTYGGVSLFVVVFAIYPIAVALFKKANISRTLIAPTIVLGAFTFTMTAVPGTPQIQNLIPMNSFKTTPMAGSFIGIAATLIMAVGGYFWLTFREKKMTAAGIHFKEADTGEEKESTENEKLPNWILSLAPLAIVVILLNLFKLEPIPSLLAGIAAILLINVKQYKKFIGSINEGGKGSVMAIMNTSAAVGFGAVVTSVPEFAHITKMLLGISSNPLVSESLVIQILAMITGSASGGMGIALQALGGTYYDLAQSTGISPEAFHRMASVASGASILPHNGALLTLLAVTKVTHKDCYKDVFMVGLVIPTIAVIVGIIMASIGII, translated from the coding sequence TTGGTTAGTATCTTGATAGGTCTAGCACTTCTTATGTTCTTTGCTTACTTGGGATGGTCTATCATTTGGGTGGCACCAATCGTAGCTGGGATAGTTGCGATGTTGAGCGGCCTTGATCTCATGGATGCATATACAAATACGTATATGACCGGTTTTGTGAACTTTGCAAAACAATGGTTCCCAATTTTCTTGCTTGGAGCGGTCTTTGGAAAGCTCATGGAGGATACGGGTGCTGCTAAATCGGTTGCTTTTCAAATTACTAAGTTTATCGGAGAAAAGCGTGCAATATTAGGCGTATTGGTTGCATCAGCTGTTCTAACATATGGCGGTGTCAGCCTGTTCGTCGTTGTGTTTGCCATTTATCCGATCGCAGTAGCGTTATTTAAGAAAGCGAATATTTCCAGAACGCTGATTGCTCCGACAATCGTTTTAGGGGCATTCACCTTCACGATGACGGCAGTTCCTGGGACACCGCAGATTCAGAACTTGATTCCTATGAATTCGTTTAAAACCACACCGATGGCAGGTTCTTTTATTGGAATCGCAGCTACTTTAATTATGGCGGTGGGCGGTTATTTCTGGCTCACGTTTAGAGAGAAGAAGATGACGGCTGCGGGTATTCATTTTAAAGAAGCGGATACAGGAGAAGAAAAAGAAAGTACTGAGAATGAGAAATTACCAAACTGGATTCTTTCTCTTGCACCACTAGCGATTGTAGTTATTTTGCTGAACTTATTTAAATTAGAGCCGATTCCGTCTTTATTAGCAGGGATCGCGGCCATCCTTTTAATAAATGTGAAGCAATACAAAAAGTTCATTGGATCCATTAACGAAGGCGGAAAAGGTTCGGTAATGGCTATAATGAACACAAGTGCTGCCGTTGGGTTTGGTGCAGTAGTAACAAGTGTTCCCGAGTTTGCCCATATCACAAAAATGCTGTTAGGTATTTCGAGCAATCCTCTTGTTTCAGAGTCTTTGGTTATTCAGATTTTGGCAATGATTACCGGATCTGCTTCAGGCGGAATGGGTATAGCATTACAAGCTTTGGGCGGCACGTATTATGATTTAGCACAATCAACTGGTATTAGTCCAGAAGCCTTCCACCGAATGGCTTCTGTCGCTTCAGGTGCGTCTATACTTCCGCACAATGGGGCATTGTTGACTCTCCTTGCAGTAACGAAAGTCACTCACAAGGACTGTTACAAGGATGTATTTATGGTTGGTCTTGTTATTCCAACAATTGCAGTAATTGTTGGAATTATTATGGCTAGTATAGGGATTATCTAA
- a CDS encoding 3-hydroxybutyrate dehydrogenase, which translates to MVENKVVVITGSASGIGFEIGKMFAENGSKVVLTDLNAEGVEKAAEGLRTLGFEAMGLKADVTSEEDIKNMIETAHEKYGRIDVLINNAGLQHVSPIEEFPTAKFELMIKIMLTAPFIATKHVLPIMKKQSFGRIINVSSINGLIGFAGKAAYNSAKHGVIGLTKVAALESAAHGVTVNALCPGYVDTPLVRGQMEDLAKTRNVSLEKVLEEVIYPLVPQKRLLDVSEIADYAMFLSSDKAKSVTGQAIVIDGGYTAQ; encoded by the coding sequence ATGGTTGAAAATAAAGTAGTAGTGATTACAGGTTCTGCTAGTGGTATTGGTTTTGAAATCGGAAAAATGTTTGCTGAAAACGGAAGCAAAGTTGTTCTTACTGATTTAAATGCTGAAGGTGTCGAAAAAGCTGCTGAAGGCCTTAGAACACTTGGCTTTGAAGCAATGGGTCTTAAAGCAGATGTAACAAGTGAAGAAGATATCAAAAATATGATTGAGACAGCACATGAAAAATATGGCCGAATCGACGTTTTGATCAACAATGCTGGTCTTCAGCATGTATCTCCAATCGAAGAATTTCCTACAGCGAAATTTGAATTGATGATCAAAATCATGCTTACTGCTCCATTCATCGCGACAAAGCATGTACTTCCAATCATGAAGAAGCAATCTTTCGGACGTATCATCAATGTTTCTTCCATCAACGGATTAATTGGTTTTGCTGGTAAAGCGGCGTACAACAGTGCAAAACACGGTGTTATCGGTCTTACGAAGGTGGCGGCATTAGAATCAGCTGCACATGGCGTTACAGTTAACGCTCTTTGCCCTGGATATGTAGACACACCGTTAGTACGCGGTCAGATGGAAGATCTAGCGAAAACAAGAAACGTTTCTTTAGAAAAAGTACTTGAAGAGGTTATTTATCCATTAGTTCCACAAAAACGTTTATTGGACGTAAGTGAGATCGCGGATTATGCAATGTTCTTATCAAGCGATAAAGCGAAAAGTGTAACAGGACAAGCCATCGTCATCGATGGCGGTTATACAGCTCAATAA